From the genome of Helicobacter pylori, one region includes:
- the mltG gene encoding endolytic transglycosylase MltG, whose translation MTTKRVNTATNKIMTLNTFLDTCFLLFISILFYLSIPIYPNKVVVVPQGSLKKVFFSLKEQGVDINALDLLFLRLMGMPKKGYIDMGDGALRKGDFLIRLIKAKAAYKSATLIPGETRYFFTQILSETYQLETSDLNQAYESIAPRLNGAVIEDGVIWPDTYHLPLGEDAFKIMQTLISQSLKKHEALSKQWLGYYHKEEWFEKIILASIVQKEAANIEEMPLIASVIFNRLKKGMPLQMDGALNYQEFSHAKVTKERIKTDNTPYNTYKFKGLPKNPVGSVSLEAIRAVIFPKKTDFLYFVKMPDKKHAFSATYKEHLKNINLSNNHFYD comes from the coding sequence ATGACAACTAAAAGAGTGAATACTGCCACAAACAAAATAATGACATTAAACACTTTCTTGGATACATGTTTTCTTTTATTCATCAGTATTCTTTTTTATTTAAGTATACCAATTTATCCTAATAAAGTGGTGGTTGTCCCGCAAGGTTCGCTCAAAAAAGTGTTTTTTTCTTTAAAAGAGCAAGGCGTGGATATTAACGCTTTGGATTTGCTTTTTTTACGCCTGATGGGCATGCCTAAAAAAGGTTATATTGATATGGGCGATGGGGCTTTAAGGAAGGGGGATTTTTTAATCCGTTTGATTAAAGCAAAAGCCGCGTATAAAAGCGCAACTCTAATCCCTGGAGAAACCCGCTATTTTTTCACGCAAATTTTGAGCGAGACTTACCAACTAGAAACAAGCGATCTCAACCAGGCTTATGAAAGCATCGCTCCACGATTGAATGGCGCTGTGATAGAAGATGGGGTGATATGGCCAGACACTTATCATTTGCCTTTAGGGGAGGACGCTTTTAAAATCATGCAGACTTTGATCAGTCAATCCCTCAAAAAACACGAAGCTTTAAGCAAACAATGGCTTGGATACTACCATAAAGAAGAGTGGTTTGAAAAAATCATTCTCGCTTCTATTGTGCAAAAAGAAGCCGCTAATATTGAAGAAATGCCCTTGATTGCGAGCGTGATTTTTAACCGCTTGAAAAAAGGCATGCCTTTACAAATGGATGGGGCTTTGAATTATCAGGAATTTTCGCACGCTAAAGTAACAAAAGAGCGCATTAAAACCGATAACACCCCTTATAATACTTATAAATTTAAGGGCTTGCCTAAAAATCCTGTAGGGAGCGTGAGCCTAGAAGCGATTAGAGCCGTGATTTTCCCTAAAAAAACTGATTTCTTGTATTTTGTGAAAATGCCGGATAAAAAACATGCTTTCAGTGCGACTTATAAAGAGCATTTAAAAAACATTAATCTTTCTAATAATCATTTTTATGATTAG
- a CDS encoding DUF3971 domain-containing protein, with protein sequence MNKRKHVSKKVFNVIILFVAVFTLLVVIHKTLSNGIHIQNLKIGKLGISELYLKLNNKLSLEVERVDLSSFFHQKPTKKHLEVSDLIKNIRYGIWAVSYFEKLKVKEIILDDKNKANIVFDGNKYELEFPGVKGEFSLEDDKNIKLKIINLLFKDIKVQVDGNAHYSPKARKMAFNLIVKPLIEPSAAIYLQGLTDLKTIELKINTSPMKSLAFLKPLFQRQSQKNLKTWIFDKIQFASFKIDNALIKANFTPSEFIPSLLENSVVKATLIKPSVVFNDGLSPIKMDKTELIFKNKQLLIQPQKIAYETMELTGSYATFSHLLEAPKLEIFLKTTPNYYGDSIKDLLSAYKVVLPLDKISTPSSADLKLTLQFLKNTAPLFSVQGNVNLQEGTLSLYNIPLYTQNANISLDITQEYQYIYIETTHTRYENMLDLDAKIALDLNKKTLSLDSLVHKIRFNTNNSINMRSYGLDNGQDNPQPTKFSLDLKSLHSVIQEGENSEAFRRKIIDTIKAQSEDKFTKDVFYATGDTLKNLSLNFDFSNPNHMQWSVPQLLLEGEFKDSAYVFRIKDLKKIKPYSPIMKYFALEDGSLEVSTSDFVNIDFFANDLKITLPIYHSNGKQFKSLSLFGSINKDEISVYTPSKSISIKVKGDQKDITLNNIDLSIDDFLDSKMPAIAGLFSKERKEKPSSKEIQDEDIFISAKQRYEKAHKIIPISTRIHAKDIVLIYKKMPFPLENLDIVAQDDRVKIDGNYKNGMIMADLVHGALYLKAHNFSGDYINTILQKDFVEGGLFTLIGALEDQVFNGELKFQNTSLKNFALMQNMINLINTIPSLIVFRNPHLGANGYQIKKGSVVFGITKEYLGLEKIDLIGKTLDIAGNGIIELDKNKLDLNLEVSTIKALSNVLNKIPIVGYLVLGKEGKITTNVNVKGTLDNPKTKVTLAADIIQAPFKILRRIFTPIDIIVDEVKKNIDSKRK encoded by the coding sequence ATGAATAAAAGAAAACATGTATCCAAGAAAGTGTTTAATGTCATTATTTTGTTTGTGGCAGTATTCACTCTTTTAGTTGTCATTCACAAAACCCTTTCAAACGGCATTCACATACAAAATTTAAAAATCGGGAAGCTTGGCATTTCTGAATTATACTTAAAACTTAACAACAAGCTTTCTTTAGAAGTTGAACGCGTTGATCTATCTTCTTTCTTCCATCAAAAACCCACCAAAAAGCATTTAGAAGTTTCTGATCTGATTAAAAATATCCGTTATGGCATCTGGGCGGTGTCTTATTTTGAAAAACTTAAAGTCAAAGAAATCATTTTAGATGATAAAAATAAAGCCAATATCGTTTTTGACGGGAATAAATACGAGTTAGAATTTCCAGGAGTTAAAGGGGAATTTTCCCTAGAAGATGATAAAAATATCAAGCTTAAAATCATCAATTTGCTTTTTAAAGATATTAAAGTCCAAGTAGATGGCAACGCCCACTATTCGCCTAAAGCTAGGAAAATGGCGTTTAATTTGATTGTCAAGCCCTTAATTGAACCCAGCGCTGCAATTTATTTGCAAGGGCTAACCGATTTAAAAACCATAGAATTAAAAATCAACACTTCTCCAATGAAAAGCCTAGCGTTTTTAAAGCCTCTTTTCCAACGCCAATCGCAAAAAAATTTAAAAACATGGATTTTTGATAAAATCCAATTTGCTAGCTTTAAGATTGATAACGCTTTAATCAAAGCTAATTTCACTCCTAGCGAGTTTATCCCATCGCTTTTGGAAAATTCCGTAGTTAAAGCCACTTTGATTAAACCTTCAGTCGTTTTTAATGATGGCTTATCGCCCATTAAAATGGATAAAACCGAATTGATCTTCAAAAACAAACAGCTTCTCATACAGCCCCAAAAAATCGCTTATGAAACCATGGAATTGACCGGCTCTTACGCCACTTTTTCCCATTTGTTAGAAGCCCCTAAGTTGGAGATTTTTTTAAAAACGACCCCTAATTATTATGGCGATAGCATTAAGGATTTATTGAGCGCTTATAAAGTCGTTTTACCTTTGGATAAAATCAGCACGCCATCTAGCGCGGATTTGAAACTCACCTTGCAATTCTTAAAAAACACCGCTCCTTTATTTAGCGTTCAAGGCAATGTTAATTTGCAAGAAGGCACCCTCTCGCTCTATAATATCCCCCTTTATACGCAAAACGCTAATATAAGCCTAGATATTACCCAAGAATACCAATACATCTACATAGAAACGACCCACACCCGCTATGAAAACATGCTGGATTTAGACGCTAAAATCGCTTTAGATTTGAATAAAAAAACCCTTTCTTTAGATTCTTTAGTCCATAAAATACGATTCAACACTAACAATAGTATCAACATGCGTTCTTACGGCTTGGATAACGGCCAAGATAACCCACAGCCTACTAAATTTTCTTTAGATTTAAAAAGCTTGCATTCTGTTATTCAAGAGGGTGAAAACTCAGAGGCGTTTAGAAGAAAAATCATAGACACCATTAAAGCCCAAAGTGAAGATAAATTCACCAAAGATGTTTTCTATGCTACAGGAGACACTCTTAAAAACCTTTCTTTGAATTTTGATTTTTCTAACCCCAACCACATGCAATGGAGCGTGCCGCAACTTTTATTAGAGGGCGAATTCAAAGATAGCGCCTATGTTTTTAGAATCAAAGATTTGAAAAAAATCAAGCCCTATTCCCCTATTATGAAATATTTCGCCTTAGAAGATGGCTCTTTAGAGGTTTCTACGAGCGATTTTGTCAATATTGATTTTTTTGCTAACGATTTAAAAATCACTTTACCCATCTATCATAGCAACGGAAAGCAATTTAAATCCCTCTCTTTATTTGGCTCTATTAATAAAGATGAAATTTCTGTCTATACTCCGAGCAAAAGCATATCTATAAAAGTTAAGGGGGATCAAAAGGATATTACCCTTAATAACATTGATTTGAGTATTGACGATTTTTTAGATAGTAAGATGCCAGCTATTGCAGGATTATTCTCAAAAGAACGGAAAGAAAAGCCTAGCTCTAAAGAAATCCAAGATGAAGATATTTTCATTAGTGCCAAACAACGCTATGAAAAAGCCCACAAAATTATCCCCATCTCTACACGCATCCATGCTAAAGATATCGTGTTGATCTATAAAAAAATGCCTTTTCCTTTAGAAAATCTTGATATTGTCGCTCAAGATGACAGGGTGAAAATTGATGGCAATTATAAAAACGGCATGATCATGGCGGATTTAGTGCATGGGGCTTTGTATCTTAAGGCTCATAATTTTAGCGGGGATTATATCAATACCATCCTCCAAAAGGATTTCGTGGAAGGGGGCTTATTCACGCTTATTGGGGCTCTTGAAGATCAGGTTTTCAACGGCGAATTGAAATTCCAAAACACAAGCTTAAAGAATTTCGCTCTCATGCAAAACATGATCAATCTCATCAACACCATTCCCTCTCTCATTGTCTTTAGGAACCCTCATTTAGGGGCTAATGGCTATCAAATCAAAAAGGGGTCTGTTGTTTTTGGGATCACTAAAGAATATTTAGGGTTAGAAAAAATTGATCTTATCGGCAAAACGCTTGATATTGCTGGCAATGGGATTATTGAATTAGACAAAAACAAATTAGATTTGAATTTAGAAGTTTCCACT